A region from the Equus asinus isolate D_3611 breed Donkey chromosome 3, EquAss-T2T_v2, whole genome shotgun sequence genome encodes:
- the LOC106824874 gene encoding olfactory receptor 11L1-like has protein sequence MEPQNISTVTEFQLLGFQDLLEWQTILFAIFLLIYFLTVTGNVVIIVVVSQDQRLHSPMYMFLKHLSLLEIWYTSTIVPLLLANLLSWGQFISFPACMAQLYFFVFFGATECFLLAMMAYDRYLAICSPLHYTFLMSPEMCSKLVASSWLTRFSTGFLPSLMISKLDFCGPNQINRLFCDLPPLMQLSCSSIYITEMVIFILSIAVLCICFFLTLVSYVFIVSSILRIPSASGQMKTFATCGSHLLVVTIYYGSMISMYVFPNTHLSPEINKIISVFYTVVTPLLNPVIYSLRNKDFKVAVKKVVANKCGICGVRMKEIFFIS, from the coding sequence ATGGAGCCCCAAAATATATCCACTGTCACTGAGTTTCAGCTGCTAGGATTCCAGGACCTTCTTGAGTGGCAGACCATCCTGTTTGCCATTTTCTTGCTCATCTACTTCCTCACAGTAACAGGGAATGTTGTCATTATTGTAGTGGTGAGCCAGGACCAGCGACTGCACTCACCTATGTACATGTTCCTCAAACACCTCTCCTTGCTGGAGATCTGGTATACATCCACCATTGTTCCCCTTCTCCTAGCCAACCTGCTTTCCTGGGGCCAGTTCATCTCTTTCCCTGCCTGTATGGCCCAGCTCTacttttttgtgttctttggggCTACTGAGTGCTTTCTTCTGGCCATGATGGCCTATGATCGATATCTGGCCATCTGCAGCCCATTACACTACACTTTCCTGATGAGTCCTGAGATGTGCAGCAAGTTGGTGGCAAGCTCCTGGTTGACACGGTTCAGCACAGGATTTTTGCCCTCCCTGATGATTTCCAAGTTGGATTTCTGTGGGCCCAATCAGATCAATCGTTTATTCTGTGACCTCCCTCCCCTCATGCAGCTCTCGTGTTCCAGCATTTATATCACAGAGATGGTCATCTTTATCCTGTCAATTGCTGTGCTatgcatttgcttttttcttacaCTTGTTTCCTATGTTTTCATTGTGTCCTCCATATTGAGAATTCCTTCAGCCTCTGGCCAGATGAAGACTTTTGCCACATGTGGCTCCCATTTGCTTGTTGTCACTATCTACTATGGATCCATGATCTCCATGTATGTTTTCCCCAATACCCATCTGTCACCTGAAATCAACAAGATCATTTCTGTCTTCTACACCGTGGTCACCCCATTGCTGAACCCTGTTATCTACAGCTTGAGGAACAAAGACTTCAAAGTGGCCGTTAAAAAAGTTGTGGCAAATAAATGTGGCATCTGTGGAGTAAGAATGaaggaaattttctttattaGTTAA